DNA from Verrucomicrobiaceae bacterium:
TGATCGCTCCCGTGGACTGCTCTGGTCCGTAGGCACAGACTTCAAGTCCCAGGGCGGCCAGCCCACCTCACCGCCCATGCATGATGAAGCCGAGCCCACGGTGGAAATCGGCATCAAAATCGCGGTCGAGGCCTCCAAGTGACGACGTGATCACACGTTGAATCGCCACTCCACCACGTCGCCGTCCTTCATGACGTATTCTTTGCCCTCGATGCGCAGTTTCCCCTTCTCGCGGCACTTTGCATACGAGCCTAGCTCCACCAGATCATGATACGGCACGATTTCACCTGCGATGAATCCACGCTCAAAATCACCGTGGATCACCCCCGCCGCCTGCGGGGCCTTCATGCCCTTCACGATGGTCCATGCACGCGTTTCCTTCTCCCCGGTCGTCAGATAGGTCTGTAGGCCCAGCAGGTCATACACACCCTTGATCAGGCGTGACACACCACTGTCCGTCACACCGATGTCTGCCAGGTAAGCCTTTGCCTCCTCCTCACTCAGGTCGATCAATTCACTCTCGATCGCAGCACTCACCACCACCGCACTGGCCTCATGCGCATGCTTCACATACTCACGCACCTTGCCCACAAAGGGATGATTATCCGGGTCATTCGAGGCAGCGGCCAGATCGCCCTCCGCCACATTGCAGGCAAAGATACAGGGCTTTGAGCTCAGCAGGAAAAAGCTCTTCACCAGCTTCCGCTCATCCTCCGTCATCTCCAGCGTCACCGCAGGCTTACCGGCATCGAAATGCGGGATCAGCCGCTCACAGATCGCCAGCTCCGCCTTCGCCTCTTTTTCGCCTCTTTTGGCATTCTTCTCGGCCTTATCCTTCCGGCGCTGGATCGCATCCATATCCGCCAGGATCAGCTCTGTATTGATCACCTCGATATCGGCCACCGGATCGATAGCGCCGCTCACATGCGTGATGTCGCCATTTTCAAAGCAGCGCACCACATGCACGATCGCATCCGTCTCACGGATATGGCTCAGAAATTTATTCCCTAGGCCCTCTCCTTGGCTCGCGCCCTTCACCAGGCCCGCGATGTCCACGAACTCGATCGCCGCCGGGATCAGCTTGGACGAGCCAGAGATCTTCGAGAGCACCGCCAGCCGCTCATCCGGCACCGTCACCACCCCATTATTGGGCTCGATGGTGCAAAACGGGTAATTTGCCGCCTCCGCCTTTCGGGTACGGGTGACAGCATTAAAGAGAGTGGATTTGCCTACATTCGGTAGGCCGACGATTCCGGCGCGTAGCATAAGTGGGGCGCGATGGTAGGGCCGAATACCAAATGAGCAAGACGTGACTCTCTCAACCCTGCCCGTTTTCGATCCCCACACCCTCCCCCAAGACCCCGGACCCCCTTTCCGAGCCGCAACCCCTCCCCAAATCGAGCCATTCCCGCGAAGCAACGTACTCCTCTCGCTCCGCGAGAGGAACCCAGCGTGTGGCCAAACCGGTATGAAGCCTCTCCTCACCCAAAGGGTTGAATACAAGAGATGGAACCGCTGATATGACGCTAATTTAACGCTGATATTTGGTTTGGGATTAGCGTCGGGTCAGCGTCAAATTAGCGGTTAAAAAATCACAAAACCTTAGGACGCGAGGCATCGTAGGGCGATTGGGTTAGCCGCAAATCAGTCAAGAGTCTTGGCTCCAGCGATGCTCCAAACTCTGGCGATTCTGTCTCCTCGGACTTCATAAATCATAATCATCCTGAGCTGACCCGACCCTTCAGGAAAGGTGCGGGTAATCTCTTCGTGATCGATCACCGTCTGGCCCATCACAATCCTGCTCAACAACTGTGCATGAAGGTTGGGCTCTTGGAACCGAGCGATGAAACGCTCCCTCAATACCGCCGAACCGCTGGCGAGAAGAGTGGCTGGGTGCTCAAACATCTCAGCATCCTCCGCGTATATGGACAGAAGTGCCTCGACGTCGCGGCTATTATAGGCGTCAAGCTGCCGCTGAACTACGGCTGCAGGCTCTGTGTGAGTCATGGGATGCGTTGAAATTAGGCGAACGTTGTTTAGCCACACTCAATTGTGGGCGAATCAGATTCGTCCACCGCTTTTTATGGACTCACAGCGTTGAAATCGTGGGGTGTGACGGGTGGCCTAGGCTCAGGCTTTGATGAGCAGCGTAGCGATCTTGTCGTCCTTGAGTGTGAAGGAGTAACGAAGCTGCACCGGGCTTCCGGGGAAATTCCCGCTGACTCCGGCCGTGACGGCAAGCTGCTCGCCGTCGCGTGTCACGCCAGTCACGTCCACCGTCGGCTTCGTGTCTGCGGTAGCCCGGTCAATCCACGCTGCGATTTCGGCACCGTAGTAATCATTGGCCTCGTCGTTGACATGGGCATCGGCGGTGAACAGCGACAGGAAATCCGCAAACTCCCGTGTGTTGGTGGCGTGGAAGAAGGCAGCAATAACCGGTGGTAGGTCTATGTTCATGGCTTGGTTGTGAATGCTTGGCTCGAGTGATTGCTTGCTCGTTCTGGGAGGGACGCGTGAGCGACGCCATATCAAAGTTCAAGCGATGGCGACCCCACTAGGGAGCAACAACCTTGTTTCCGCATGCTATTCTATTCCATGTTTGGGAAGAATGTTGAGCGTGAAAAGAATGGACTCAGTAATCTTGCGGGCGGTGATCCCGGAAGGGTTTTCACCCCCGGTGATGCGGGTGGCGAAAAGATAAAGCCCCGATGGGCTGGTAACGCTGCCGATAAACCAACCGAGGATCGGGACATTCTTCTTCGCACTTCCGGTCTTGCCACGGAAGACCGTTTGGCCGGCTTGCGAGAGTGTCATAATATCGAGCACCATGTCCACATTCTTGGCGGAAAAGGGTAATTTGCGAGCGTGAAGGCAGCGCAGAAACTCCACCTGCTCGTCAGGCGAAATGGTCAGAGAGCTCTGAAGCCAGAATTGGGTCACGCCGCCGGTCAGGTCATTGTTGCCGTAACCGACGTTAGGAATGATTTGCTGGTAACGTTCCAACCCGATGCGCGTTGCCAAAGCCTGATAATACCAAACGCAGGAAGTGGTAAAGGCGCTCCGCAAAGTCTGGTCTTGATTCCAAGACTCAATGGAACGGCGAGTGCCATCCCAAGGGAGCCTGAAATCAGCGCCGCTGGCCACACCAGTCTCCAAAGCTATCAGTGAGTTGAGCACCTTGAACGTCGAGCACGGGGAAGTGCGGGTGTGGCATTCTTCGGGCTGGTAGCGGAGCCAGCGCTGCTGCGCCTCATCGTAGAGCACGAAGCCACCGGAGTAAGAACCGAACTCTGCCGAAAGGTCGCGCTCCACGGAAGTTTCAGCGGCGAACGCGGGAGCCGACAACAGCACCAATAAGTTAAGAATGTAGCTCAGTTTCACGGGCGGCGTGCTAGTTGGGCGAACGTTGTTTAGCCACACTCAATTGTGGGCGAATCAGCTTCGTCCACCGTTTTTTGTGGAATCACAAAGTTGAAATCGTGGGATGTTTCTAGGCTCCATGTTCGACGGAGCGAGATCTACTTTGCTGGTGCAGCGTCTGTGATGGGGGTGAAGACCAGCTTCAGCAGGCCGGGGAGATTTTCGGCGGGTTGGTAGCTGAGGGTGAGGTGGTATCGCTCGCGGTAGGCTTGCTTGAGCGTGCGCATGATGAAAAGCATCTCTTCTTTGTTTGTTTTGCCTGCGAGATAGACGGCGGGCTGTCGGGCGAGCGAGGGGAAGACAGCTTTCGGATCAAGACCGAGGGTAGCGAGTTGTGCATCGAGCAGCGGGGACTGGTTCAGCCAGCCTGCGGAGAGCACCCGGCGCAGCGGTAGGTCCTTCGTGGAGCGCAGAGGCGAGATGTCACGCACATCGATGGCACCTGCGGGGCTGTACACGATGGCGTCGGCGGGTAGGTGCTGACTCCAGGTTTGTAGCATCGCATCGAGCTTGCGCTCTCGCTCCTGCACTTGGCCGGTCCACTGCACACAGTAGAGGTAGAAGGCGTGCAGAGGATAAAGAGCCAGCAGCATGGCCAAAGCACCACTCCAGAGGCTCGCACGCTTCGTCGGCGTGTGCTCGGTGGGCTGCGGAGCTAGGCTGGAGATGAAAAACTGCGCTGCTAGGGCGGAGAGCACCACACCAGCCATCACGCGGACGGGCAGCCGATTCACGACGACATCGAGATAGTAGAGCAAGGCGAAGGCACTGGCGAAGGTGAGCACGCTCACGGCCACACGGCGGCGACTCCATGCAGCGGAGACGAGCCAAGCCGCTACGAGCAGCCAGTAGAGAGGGTGCAGCTGCATGTACTCCACCACCTTGGCAAAAAACCGCGCCAGGGGCCTCTGCACGGCGGGTGGCTTGGCCTCACTGGAGTTGCGCGAGAGTGCCTCCTGCACCACGGCGGCTGGTTTGGCAGGAGAGATGCGCTCTGCATCCAAGTACTGCCAGGTGAAGAGCATGTTGAAGTCGTTCGCATCGAAGCCGTGCTTCGCGAAAAGGGACTCGTCCCACTTCACGCGCTTGGTATCGAGGATTTCGGATTTGGCATGGTTCAGTTGCTTCCACTGTTGCCAGCTTTCGCTCCGGTAGCAGAGCTCGGCACTGGTCTGGGTCAAAAACAGCCCCGCAGCCGATGCCGCGATGAACAGCCGTGGTCGCCGCCAGCTACTGCGCAGCAGCCAAAACACACCGCAGAGCAGTGGAATGGAGAGGCCCCAGACCATCCAGGCACTCTCTAGCCGCAGCATGGCCCCAGCGGCCAGCAGCACGGTGGCGAAGCTGGCCTCAAAACGGCTCCAGCGGGTCTCGTCTGCTCTTTGGATCAAAATCGAGCACCACAGCGTGACGCCGCCGATGCAGGCAAAGGCCGCAACGAGCGTGAATTGCAGATTCGACAGCAGCAGGCCAGTGGCGACGGCAGCGGCGATCCATAGCAGCGCACGCAGCAGCCCATCTCCGCGCATACGCAGGATGGACGCCAGCCAGCCCATGAGTGAGAGCGAGGCGATGAGAAGGAGCAGCGTGCCATGCCAGCCATGCGCAGGCGCTAGGCGATAGAGGCCGCTGAGCACCCAACCATACAATGGATGGATAAAAACGAGCAGCGGAGAGCCTGCGGGATCCGTCCAGACACCAGCGGCGATCATATCCATGCCGATGTCGTCATTGGTATTGTAAGCGGGCCTACCGATGAGGCTGAGATAGGCGATGAAGCAGACCACGGAGACGAGGAATGCCTCGATCCAAACGCGGCGGGCTGGACGAGGGAGAGCGGGAGATGGCATGAGCGCTGTGTTTTTACCCGCTCGCGTGAAGTGAAGTCCACCGATTCTTTTTTGCCCTGTCTATAAGTAGCCAGGCTCAAAATTGTCATTGTTGTTGCCGATTCGCTTAACTTTGTCCACCAGGACCAGGGAGGGGGGGCAACAATAATATCTCAGCGAGATATTCGAGCTATTCCACCCGATTCGGCGTTGGTCGATGACAAATCATTTCGGAACATATCCTCGACGAACACAGAAGGGGGAAAAGGTTGTCGCATACCATGCGATGGCCTCTGAGACGTAATGCATGATGGATGCAGCCTTGAGACCTGTAAAACCCTCCTCATGGCTCCACTCATAAACGAAAGTGTCATCAGCGCCAAGAGCAACGGCGGCATTGAAGCCGTCGTTACCTCCGACGAATACCATCTGCTTTGGTATCTCAGGCACAAAATCGACATAAAACATGTTCTCGCGAAGAAAGTCCGCAGGAGTGAACAGGAAGTTGTGATGCTCAATCGAGATGCCTGGTGCCACCGCCCATAAAGACATCAGTTCTTTTGGCAGCTCATACTCAGTTCGGGCAACGATCTGCTTGAGCAAGGCATCAGTCAGCACTTCTCCCACAGTCACCTCAGGAATCCTGGCTTGTAGCCTAGCGAACCATCTCTCGTGTGCTTCGCCCTCCTGAGGACATATTTGCTTGTAGAGGTCAACTCCAAAGCTGTTGTGATCGTGAATCCCTGATGCCGATCTCACTGTGGAATATTCCTTCGGAGGCGATTTAGCGGGGATGCCCATATCATCGAGGTTCAAGGGAGGATTGATCTATCGTTGCTTGGCCGAACGAAGAAGCAGCAGAGTAATATCTCAGCGAGCTATTCGTGAAAGAGCTGAAAACTCGGAAAGGTAATAATACGGGCGAACTGAGATATGCACCAGGGACATCCTCTGGGTTTGGAGGAAAAACATGCAAATGATAAATGAACAATAAAATCATCAAGTTGCTAATCTTGTTAGCTTTCATCCTCAACGATGCGGCAACTCTTGCCGCGGATGTAAAGCTAATCACTTTTAAAGAATTCAAAAGAAACCACCCTGAATTTTCAATTCTGGCGGCTGAGAAGTCCTTAATGGAACCGGACCCTAAAACATTAGCTTTTATATTCAAAGACCTAGGTCACGAGGGGAAATCGTACAATCATTGGTTCACGGCTTTTTTCGGTTCCACCAAGTGGGTTGTGTATGTATTGGCACATACAGAAATTGAAAACCATTACGTCTTGTATCGCTTGAATCCGGATACAGGTGAGCCCGTGGAAAAATGCTTTTTCTTGAGACATGAGGTGAATTGAACTCAAATAAGCACTGCATCGCTAGTTCTCCGTTCCCGCACTTTTTACTCGTTCCCTGCGAAATAAGTAGGTTGAGTTGGGTATGAGAATCGCGGGCTGTTTCTGGCGAAGCCTATCTGCATGTTCGGGGAGCGGCGTTGAGCCACTGCCGAGCGAACCAGTAGTAAATGCAAAACCAACATACCACATCATACGACAAAAGAAGTACTACACCTGGGAAAGGATGTCCATGCTGTATCCAAAGTCCCGGAGAGGGCCGATGATAAATAGCCACAGGCTGCCCCGCCAGGGATGAGGCAGAGCCGACGAAGGGGGCCAACGGACTGGACCAAGCTGCATCATGGAGCTGAGGTGAAAATCAAAGCTCAGTGATCTGACTGGAGCTACCCGGTTCAGCCGAGCGTAGGGAGCCGGAGAGCAGCGGAGATAGCCAGCCGAAGGCTGCCCGCAGGGCAAGCGAAGCGCCGTCAAAGCCGCATGCCGGGTGGTGTGGGAGGGGTGACAGGCGCAATCCTGTCACCTCCACCCGATTAGGCGGAGTTGTGATGGACTCTCTCATTTTCGTTTTCCGTTTGCTCGGTCTACCATCGCCTGCACGTCTGCGACCGTCAACGCGCCCAACCAGTCGGGCATGACCCAGATGACGTTCGAGCAAAACTTCCCGTGCTCGTCTTGCAAGCGAAACGCGATGGTGTGGTCGCGTGGTGCGCGATGGCCGCCGTAATCACTATGAGCACCGAATACTGGCACGAGCTTCGGGAAAGCCTCGCGGATGACTCGCCGTGCGTGTGCCATCTCTTGCTTCGTAGCTTTTCTGTTCTGATTGCCCATAACGGAGTGATGTTCGAACGCGGCCGCCGTCGTTTAGCCACACTAAATTGTGGGCGAATCTGATTCGTCCACCGCTTTTTGTGGATGAACAGGGTTCAGGGAAGGGAGAGGTGGCCATTCACCCAAAGCCGGTTGGATGGATCTGCGGGGTTTTTTGCCTAGCGGTGCTCCTGGGATGAATCTGTGACCGGATGCGGAGCGGGACGCGGCTTTTTGCCAGATGGGTTTTCCACACAGGAAGCGGGGGGCTTCGGAGTGGCGATGTCGCGGGCTGCTTGCGCTTTGCATCTGCTTCAGCGACATTTCATGCCGCCCCAGTGGGCGGCATTGATTCCGCCTGTAACCAACATTGATCCCATGAGCAAAAAAAAGCATGCACCAGCCGCACCCCAAAAAGAGGCATCGATGAGGGTGCTGTGGTTGGTGTTTGGCATCATCGGTTTAGCGGTGCTCGCCTTGGGCTGGAAAATCATCTGGGGTGGCCCCG
Protein-coding regions in this window:
- the ychF gene encoding redox-regulated ATPase YchF yields the protein MLRAGIVGLPNVGKSTLFNAVTRTRKAEAANYPFCTIEPNNGVVTVPDERLAVLSKISGSSKLIPAAIEFVDIAGLVKGASQGEGLGNKFLSHIRETDAIVHVVRCFENGDITHVSGAIDPVADIEVINTELILADMDAIQRRKDKAEKNAKRGEKEAKAELAICERLIPHFDAGKPAVTLEMTEDERKLVKSFFLLSSKPCIFACNVAEGDLAAASNDPDNHPFVGKVREYVKHAHEASAVVVSAAIESELIDLSEEEAKAYLADIGVTDSGVSRLIKGVYDLLGLQTYLTTGEKETRAWTIVKGMKAPQAAGVIHGDFERGFIAGEIVPYHDLVELGSYAKCREKGKLRIEGKEYVMKDGDVVEWRFNV
- a CDS encoding nuclear transport factor 2 family protein, which gives rise to MTHTEPAAVVQRQLDAYNSRDVEALLSIYAEDAEMFEHPATLLASGSAVLRERFIARFQEPNLHAQLLSRIVMGQTVIDHEEITRTFPEGSGQLRMIMIYEVRGDRIARVWSIAGAKTLD
- a CDS encoding nuclear transport factor 2 family protein, with translation MNIDLPPVIAAFFHATNTREFADFLSLFTADAHVNDEANDYYGAEIAAWIDRATADTKPTVDVTGVTRDGEQLAVTAGVSGNFPGSPVQLRYSFTLKDDKIATLLIKA
- a CDS encoding class D beta-lactamase, with the translated sequence MKLSYILNLLVLLSAPAFAAETSVERDLSAEFGSYSGGFVLYDEAQQRWLRYQPEECHTRTSPCSTFKVLNSLIALETGVASGADFRLPWDGTRRSIESWNQDQTLRSAFTTSCVWYYQALATRIGLERYQQIIPNVGYGNNDLTGGVTQFWLQSSLTISPDEQVEFLRCLHARKLPFSAKNVDMVLDIMTLSQAGQTVFRGKTGSAKKNVPILGWFIGSVTSPSGLYLFATRITGGENPSGITARKITESILFTLNILPKHGIE